The Juglans regia cultivar Chandler chromosome 16, Walnut 2.0, whole genome shotgun sequence nucleotide sequence TTGTTAATTTTCTAGGGCCTTTTAGTTATAAGGTAGGAAATATTGGGGAAAAGATTGACTAAAGGTATGAGGTAGGTTGGAGTAGGGACAAAAGAAATGCAAGAATCTCTGCCAAACAGGTAGGCATCCTACTAATCCTTTGGGGTTATCTCAATTATCTCAAGTGATAAAAGATTTTGGTCTTTGATggtatatgttttttacatctAGAATTCTCTCGGAGTATAaacaatttatataaatcatcaaaatgagcaatttttataaatcatcaAAATGAGAGACTTTTTCAATATTATCTTATATGTATTTGCGAAAAATTCCATACCAAACACTTGTGCACCCCTTGTTCTTGAACACCccgataataataataataaaaaaaaaaaacatcctaCTAATATTTAGAAGAACGACTATGCTGCTTATAAAATACGATAAAATTTGGAAacaagagtaatactacatacagttgtggagtgcgcaagtgtcgtacagtcgttttgaaaaagagtggggtccactattaaaaaattaatttcttttcatataagtctcatatttattcacttttttcaaaacaactgcaCGACGCTTGTACACTCACGATTACAAGTATAATTTCTTCtgtaaaaattttagaaaattgtaaaaGGGAAAGTTATACAAATTTACATTAggtgtattttatatataaaaaaaatatataatcaacCGTATCATATAAAGTTGTgcaaatttattcttttaaaaaaattataaaaatttataaaataattgtctGCAATTCTTTTCTCGAGCCTaatgtttttcttattatttgtgtttcaTAATACTAAGATCTagcttgatttaaaaaataacagaaaagcAATTTCTATACGTGCCAAGATCCAAAAGAGTCCTGCAAGGTGGAACAAGGTTATATGATATAACTTATATCAATATGTAAGAGTTATATGAGTGGCAATACGTGATACAACCCATTAACTCAACACGAATACGATAATAACGAGTTTGAATTTAGTCATAACGGATTTGGATTTAGTCTTAACTGGTTCGGATCAAAAtggattgacccgttaagacatgaTTGCTTAACGAGTTGATAATGAATCAATCCGTTTTGTCCCgttaaaaaagttaaagttacaattatacttTTAtatctaaaagtaaaattattaggattttaatttcaatatttttattgtttggattataattttggacttatagtcaattttatttttattttattttatagatattgtgatgttaacatttatataaaattatgctaaatttAATGATGTCAAACGGGTTAATTTCGGGtttgttcaacccatttacataaacgagTCGGGTTGTGTTAACCTATTTCATAATATtcactaacgggtcaaaacgggttgacacgacacgacacgagcCATTATGTTAATGGGTCATGTTagtatttgagattttgagtatTTGGATTgatccatataatataatatatatgttttgacaCGACCAATTAACACGATTTGATACCTATAATTATATGCATGCCAAAACCCTAGACTGGAGGTCGTAGTCCCCTTTACAAACCCAAGcttacaataaaaattattaaaagagaaTTTGTCgtacactcatttaaaaaaaaaaggtaataaaaatgtgatccatataaaaaaaaaatttaatttttaaagataaacaCATTTCTTTTAGAAGAAATATACGGCACTTGCACAATttgattatatctaatattactcttattaaaatgaacatactaatttaaaataatttttataagaacaGTGCGAGATTTATATGGCACGTGAACGGAAGACTTGCACGATTTCTCTGTTTCAAGAGACAGACAGCGAGGAGGTAAGGGAGTCCGACACAGCGAGAGCACCAAGCTAAGCCCACTTGTTCAGTGACCCTATTCCGTACAAATTTTCACGTGGAAATCAATGTTGTATTGCTCTCTCCTCCATTACATTGCAATCTCATGCCCTACCCACTATGCCGAATACTTTGTGCCCACTTCCCTCTCACGCTATCTTTTACGATTGTATTTAGATTCATTTGGAGTATTTATCGAATTCTAAACTTAAAAAGTTTTTATCACCTTCTCGTTTATCTCTCTCCTAGACTCTTACCTTGAATGCCAGTGTTTGAGCAATAAAATTTAAGGTtacatttagatattgagattatttttaataatttaaattgatttataaataataatattttataaattttattgatacgcatttaaatgtaaataaattaaaacttatgtttaaatttatgtaataagttgaaataaatttaatttttaaaaaaataataaatctcaataataattaatggaaCTCATCCAACATCAAACACAGCCTGAGAAACCTCTGACGATTCTGAAGCCCAACCATACAGACGCTATAAATAAGCCACAACTTAAAACAAAGAGAACTGCAGGGAAAGTGACAACACAGCCGACACCAACAAGAGCAAAATCTAAACCCTGAAAGAGCAGTTGACCGTTAAACTTGGACAGCTGCCTTGGCAGCCTTGCCTAGCTATTACTGTCTACTACCGCCCTTTTCACTTGCCGTCAatctttcaaattatttattgcaAACAACCGAAATAGTGAGGCACTTTGGTGTTGCATACCGATTAAACTAGGGTTTCTTCCTTGACTTTTTAACTGAAAATCCCCAGGCCCCCTACTACGTTGCCTTGTATTCTCCACTACCCAAAACCCTGCGGAGTTTTCGATACTTATCGAGAGCACTGGTTTCTTTACTAATCCAAGTGCTTACAATCCCAAGTAATATCTTTTAGCTTGATCTTTTCATCGAGGAGTTCATTTTGAGAGCACTGGTTTTCGATCCATGGCGATCGTCCGGGATTTAAGCCTAATGTGCGGTCGAATCATCACTAAAAACTcgtgtttggattcgaagaatCGGGTTTTCGGAGCGTCGCTTTTTGGTGGCGGATCTCGTTGTGACGAAGGGAAGTTTAAGGGAAAGTTTGGGTTTGGAGTACGGGCAGCGGTACAAGTGGGCGTGGAGGGATCGAAAGGTTTGCGGGAGTTGAAGAGCTTAAATGGGGTTTTGGAGGTTGATGTGGTGTCGGAGGGTGACTTGAGGGAGAAGGGGTTCTTGGGGATGAGGAAGACCAAGCTCGTGTGTACGATTGGGCCCGCGTGTTGCTCGTTGGAGGAATTGGAAAAGTTGGCATTGGGAGGGATGAACGTGGCTAGGCTTAATATGTGTCATAATACGAGAGAGTGGCACCGAGATGTAATTAGGAAGATTAAGAGGTTGAATGAGGCAAAGGGATTTTGCGTTTCGGTGATGATTGATACTGAAGGTACTCAGGTTCATGTCGTGGATCATGGGGCTCCTTCCTCTGTCAAAGCAGAGGTAACTACATTGAAATCACTAATTTCTTCTGGCTTTTATGTCTTAGATATAGGTatcaatttggaaaaatatgtgTACAGCCTCTTTTTATGTCTAGTTCGCCAATGATGATCTATCATAGGAAAGATGCAATTTTGAtgagtttttcttttacttgGATGATCAGGATGGTTCAATCTGGTTGTTTACTGCACAAAAGTTTGACGGATCGCGTCCATTCACGGTTCGAGCAAACTACGAAGGTTTTTCAGAAGGTAGTCGCATATTGCTgctaatagaataaaaaaccaGCTCCCCCTACCAACCTGCCCAATCTCtgatctctatctctctctcaataacCTCAGTGATATTGAATTTCTTGAGATTCATGTTCTCAATTAAATTTACTACTTGTCCAGGTATCGAGGTGGGAGATGAACTTGTTATTGATGGTGGAATGGCAGGGTTTGAAGTAATAGAAAAGATTGGGAGTGATTTACGCTGTAAGTGTACAGACCCTGGTTTATTCCTACCTCGGGCTAAATTGAGCTTTTGGAGAGATGGGAAGCTTGTGGGAAGGAATTATGGGCTTCCTACTCTATCAACTAAGGTTGAGCTGACATGCTTTTGTTCTTGAAATTTGTTTTCCTGCCTTTGTGGCTTCTAGATTCTTGTGTTTTTAGCTTATGGACCCATAAGTTAAAGTTTAACATGACATTGGTCCATGGAACTAGTGAATGCACAGTTTATTGTCATTTCGCCAATATTGGCTCTATACCAGCTCCCTGATCAAAACATCATGAATGCGGACATGCTATTCAGTCTGCAGAAGAAACTGCAAAACCCGTAATTTTAGCAATATCTTTTGGTGCTCGtaaattcattattcatatccACAGGATTGGGCTGACATTGAATTTGGAGTTTCTGAAGGTGTCGATTTCATTGCCATGTCATTTGTAAACGATTCTGATCCCGTCAGGCATCTTAAGAACTACCTCTCCACCAAATCATCAAAGTAAGGATTACgctatcacaaaaaaattattttaatctcCTTTTTTCTGTGGTTacatattattacttatttttccTCCTCTCGAGCAACCTGATTTCTTCATATTAACACTAGTGTCTCAGAGCTTGGATCCGATGAATCCTAATACTCGCTTGTATCAAACAGAGcccaaatatttatctttcacATCAAGTCTCCTTACCATGTTTTCTGTCTTTGTTATTCCTGGTGAAGATGAACTCGTTGTCATGCTTGTGATGCGGTGTTAAAAGTATCGAAAGATATCATGCTTTAGTTAATAAGTAGTTAGTATGCtctactgattaaaaaaaaaaaaaaaaatgtaagtagTTATTATGTTCTATTTAGCACTTGGAACTTGGGATATTTAGGCTTACTAGTTTGCtcctttttttaactttttattaaaagtgGGAATGCAGATTTTATTCTAGTTTGCTGTTTTTGCTTTGAATCAATTTGCTTGCTTTTCAGATCCACAAGGGTATTGGCAAAGATAGAGAGCTTGGAGTCTCTTCAGAAGTTGGAAGAAATCATAGAGGCGTCTGACGGAATCATGGTGGCTCGAGGTGACCTTGGAGTTGAAATCCCACTTGAACAGATTCCTACTGTGCAAGAAGAGATAATTAATGTTTGTAGGAAGCTAAACAAACCAGTGATTGTAGCTTCTCAGCTTCTCGAGTCCATGGTTGAATATCCAATCCCAACACGTGCTGAGGTACCTCCATCACTGTCATTATTTTGGTAGTGAGGAATTCTGTTTGAATgggggggaggggaggggatgCTTGAGaaataatgtattaaaaaaatattggtgtttCGAATGTATATTATTGACTATATATATGCTTCGGTGCCATTAGGTTGCTGATGTTTCTGAAGCAGTTCGGCAGTATGCAGATGCATTGATGTTGTCTGGTGAGTCAGCCATTGGTTTATATGGACAGAAAGCTCTCTCTGTCTTGAGGATGTCCAGCAGTCGAATGGAAACTCGGGGTCGTGAGGACAATCAACAAAGTCTTGTCCATTCGTATCAACTGGGAGCATCATTGCCCGATCGCATTGCTGAGCAGATATGCAATTGTGCTGCAGAAATGGGTAATCTCACTTCTCCACTGTCTAAAATCTTACTATTCCGAGTTCAAAAACCATCTAAGTAGCAGCTGTTAGCTCTTACTGGAGTTTGTTACTAAGAAGTGTTCATATATCAAGTCATTGTCTCATTGTCACTgcgttcaaagttcaaacacaaTTGTTTTGCTCAGATTCTGACGGTATGAGGAAAGTGAGAATTAGTGCATAGTTTATGTCATTCTATGAAAGTATAGGTCGATACACAAACTTATGTTCTCAGAGGCTGACTTCCATGCTGTGGTACATAAATGCTTTCTCAAGTGGCTTCAGTCTACCTTCGGTCACAAATAAAGTAAATTGCACTTTGAGAACAATAAtctgtctctctctcgctctcactctctcgtgtGCGTgcacgcaaaaaaaaaaaaaaaataataataataataaaaaataaataaagctcaTGTCCGCACACCAAGCCTGTGATGCTTAGATGCGAGTTTCAgttgtgtttatatttttcttaccTCACAACCGTGTGTTCTGCCTGCAGCTAACAAACTTGGCGTGGATGCAATCTTTGTGTACACAAAGCATGGACACATGGCATCACTCTTGTCACGGAACCGTCCAAACCCTCCAATAATTGCATTCACGACTGAGGATAGCACCCGAATGGCTCTGAATCTGCAGTGGGGAGTGATTCCCCTCCTCCTTGATCTATCGGATGATATGGAAGCTAACATCTCGAAAAGCATTGATCTAATAAAATTGAGAGGGATGTTTAGGGAGGGGGATGCTGTGTTGGTCGTCTCAGATGTCACCTCAACCCATGCAACCCCAATGGCTTTCCAATCAATCCAGGTCAAGACCATCGCTTAGGGAGGCATTTTTACCGGGACAATGCTGCGTAACTCGTTCCTTGATGACTTGCTGAAAGTGGTCGTCATAGATGACTTGCTGCATATTCAATCgattttattatctattacaAACTGGGAAGGAATTAAGAACATTTTCCTACCTTTGTCCTACTCCACCTCATTAGTGAACACGTGAAGGGAAGCAAGAAAGAGATTTGGATATGTTTGGAAATACAACTGTTTTCAGACTACtacattattattcacaaactgttttattactattcatacatTATTAGCGATactcttaacatccaaatggaGCCGAAGTCTTCTCATTATCTTATTGCATTGCAATGCATCATGCTCGTCACTTTACAAACCTAAATTTGAGTTTCTTCCAATTTTCTTTGTCAGTATTTTGGATCAAATTCTCATTATCTTATTAAGCCTTCTTATCTCTTTGCTCTTGCTCATTTTTTTCCATcctaaaattaataaagaagtTTCCACGTCAATTTTCGTTgaaatttcttgtattttcattcacatttatttacttaataCAGTTCAGTAGATTGTTCATTTAAATGCTTAAcatataaaagtattaaaaataattatattaacagAAAacgataatttttttagaacacAGAATATAATTTCCCATCACATAATTTCAATCGGCTTTGGTACCCTACTAGCTACTACCCTCTCTCCGCCCCATCAAGAAAAGTTGCCAGACACAAAATAGAAACAACCAAACAACAGTGTAGAAAGGTTAGGGCTGTAAATGAGCCAGTCTCTTTGATAGCCTGATCGGTACTTCTTTGGTTAAATTCGAATTGACCTCgactagtgaaaaaaaaaaactcgttcaTGATAGTAAATATtcgctcgatttgtaaatggCACATACCCAATAAAACTCGACTAAGGTTCGTTAAAGTCAGCTCATTTATGCTCGAGTCAATTAAaacttattcatatattaataaatatatacatacacttatgtatatatatatgtattagctaataatataaccataccaattttataattaaatatataatatgtaatctaattacttatgtctatagtgaatatacttcatagatatattttataatttatatgataattagttgataaaatttattaatttcatatactagtatgtgagaactatatatgaaatagatatatgctatcatattaagtgcatgtattaataatatatgtaagcatataatatattgttattttgaataaatatcaactagttagatattaattatttataatttttttaaatttaataattcaatagaggttttatttattagttgtataaattcaatattaaatctttttttctttaatttattacttattaaattttatttaaaaaataaaaaaataaacaattcgagcttGAGCttgactcgactcgactcgaacTTTTTTGGAACGAGCTTGGGTTCAGAGTTTAGCTcatcgagtcgagctcgaataaaaaataaaaaaaatatgagcaatgctacacaacctctcaaCCTTCGCAcaccatatttttatttaattttaatatttttttaaaattttattttgagtttatttttttaaactaattcaattcttctattcattattcatatattaaatatttgataaaagaaaaaaataataacaactaaAAAAAGCGTAAtatgtggaggttgtgtagatttttttaaaaaatcacaagtTTGGACTCTCAAGTATTTTGAATTGAGCCAAGCTCGGCAAGCCAAAAACCGGAtcggctcgattacagccctaaCTGAAAGGTGTATTGAAAAAGGATTTTGCTAGATACAAGCGAGTTCGTGCACCATATTGATCACTTGCTGCCTGCTATATAAAAACTGGATGGAGGAAAAACCCAGCCTCGTAGCCAAACAGAACGTTGTTGATCACTTGCTGCCTACTGGGCCGCTCGGGCGGCAAAATTTAGTAATtcgaaaatggaaaaaatgacAAACTATAGTTAGTAGAGGTTGGTTAGGCCAACCGCCAACCACAGACAGCCAACtcaggttgcgtttggatgttgaagtgagttgagttgaattgagttgagataataaaatattgttagaatattattttttattattattattattttaggatttgaaaaagttgaattgtttattatattttgtattggaatttgaaaaaattgtaataatgagttgagatgaattgagagaatttttgattccaaacgaagcctcaaTTTGCACGGGCTCAACTAACACCTATGgttaaatctctctctctctctctcttccccgcCTGCTATATATCACACCCCAATCTCGTGCTCTTCCAGATCTATCACCACCAGTTTTCACCAGAGGGCGTCTTGATAAACGCCTTCGATCTTTATTTGTGCTATTCCCTCCATTGCTAAATCATCCTCACTTAGTTTCTTCTTTACTTACCGGCGAAAATGAGAGAGTGCATCTCAATCCACATTGGTCAGGCTGGTATTCAGGTCGGCAACGCCTGCTGGGAGCTTTACTGCCTTGAGCACGGCATCCaggtcttcttcttccttctctttccaTTGTTGTAGTACCGATATAGAAATATCTCTAAGATGCTTTTGTTTGGTAATATCTGTGGTTCTCTCCGCTGAATTCTTTTACTTTTAGTCAGATCTGCAAGTTCCGCACCTCATTTTGGTCTTTTTCTTTTCGCTAGTCGGTTTTTATTCGTCAGATCTGTGTTTCTTCAATATCATTTCCTCACCGACTAGTTAATTTGATTCTTGATTGCAGTACCTTTTCCTTCGTTGGTGCATGTTTTTAGTTCGTTAGATCTGCCTGTTTTGGAATCGGATCTGCCTTATATACCTACGTTAAGACTGaacgtttttatttttcaaggcTCTGTTTCGATCTGATAAAATGATCATCATAAAATTGAGGGCCGGTTTGGATACGTAAccaaattatcttatctcagttaattattattacaatttttttaaatttaattaaaaaatataataaataatttaatatttttaaatttaaaataaaaaatattataataatattttatttaacttttaataaaacatctcatttaatctaattGTAGAAATAAATGAGGCTGAAAGGACGTCCTATTTTAACGATCGCTCGCCAATACGTTTCATTTCTAAGCTTCTCACGTAATTTCTGTTGTTAGTTGAATATTACTGATCGCTGATTGGTTTTGCTACATCCGGCTACCTGTTTGATTGTGAAACTTGCCTTTTGTTTTAAGAATCACATGTTTCTCGTATTGGTTTGATATGAG carries:
- the LOC109001918 gene encoding pyruvate kinase isozyme A, chloroplastic-like → MAIVRDLSLMCGRIITKNSCLDSKNRVFGASLFGGGSRCDEGKFKGKFGFGVRAAVQVGVEGSKGLRELKSLNGVLEVDVVSEGDLREKGFLGMRKTKLVCTIGPACCSLEELEKLALGGMNVARLNMCHNTREWHRDVIRKIKRLNEAKGFCVSVMIDTEGTQVHVVDHGAPSSVKAEDGSIWLFTAQKFDGSRPFTVRANYEGFSEGIEVGDELVIDGGMAGFEVIEKIGSDLRCKCTDPGLFLPRAKLSFWRDGKLVGRNYGLPTLSTKDWADIEFGVSEGVDFIAMSFVNDSDPVRHLKNYLSTKSSKSTRVLAKIESLESLQKLEEIIEASDGIMVARGDLGVEIPLEQIPTVQEEIINVCRKLNKPVIVASQLLESMVEYPIPTRAEVADVSEAVRQYADALMLSGESAIGLYGQKALSVLRMSSSRMETRGREDNQQSLVHSYQLGASLPDRIAEQICNCAAEMANKLGVDAIFVYTKHGHMASLLSRNRPNPPIIAFTTEDSTRMALNLQWGVIPLLLDLSDDMEANISKSIDLIKLRGMFREGDAVLVVSDVTSTHATPMAFQSIQVKTIA